In Euphorbia lathyris chromosome 10, ddEupLath1.1, whole genome shotgun sequence, a single genomic region encodes these proteins:
- the LOC136208684 gene encoding CSC1-like protein ERD4, with the protein MDFSSFLTSLATSFLLFVVLMVLFAWLSSKQGNAVVYYPNRILRGMEPFEGGYATRNPFAWIREAMSSTEQDIINMSGVDTAVYFVFLGTALGIFVLSGMILLPVLLPVAATAKGSKVANATSEDTFHDFDRLGMGNVEEKSPRLWAFLIATYWVSFVTYWLLSKAYLHVSRMRANALMSPEVKPEQFAVLVRDIPVSEGQSIKEQVDSYFKSIYPDTFYRSMVVTDNKEVNKIHDELEGYKKKLARAEAILAESKKLGKPESTRPTTKTGCLGLVGKKVDSIEYFNEKINELIPKLEAEQKKTLREKQQAAAVVFFTSRVAAACAAQSLHAQMVDTWTVIDAPEARQVLWSNLHIKYFGRQIRQYVVYVIVAMTIMFYMIPIGLISALTTLDNLKKLIPFIKPVVNIAAIKTVLEAYLPQIALIVFLAMLPKLLLFLSKAEGIPSEGHVVRAASGKYFYFTVLNVFIGVTIGGTLFTTFKTIEDDPDSIITLLANGLPGNATFFLTYVALKFFVGYGLTLSRVVPLIIFHIKRKYLCKTEAELKEAWAPGDLGYATRIPSDMLVVTIVLCYSVITPLILPFGVVYFGLGWLVLRNQALKVLTPSYETYGRMWPHIHTRFVASLFLFQVTMFGYIGAKKFVYAPLLVPLPIISLIFAYVCSKKFYRAFSNPALEVACHELKEVPNMEAIFKSFVLASLNSEKISDEEHFEDAMSQVSRVGSFA; encoded by the exons ATGGATTTCTCTTCTTTCCTGACGTCTCTAGCGACGTCTTTTTTGTTATTTGTAGTTTTGATGGTGCTATTTGCTTGGCTCTCTAGTAAACAAGGAAATGCTGTTGTCTATTATCCAAACCGGATCTTGAGAGGCATGGAACCCTTTGAAGGTGGATACGCCACCCGCAACCCCTTTGCTTGGATCCGAGAAGCCATGTCTTCCACCGAACAAGATATCATTAACATGTCTGGTGTTGACACTGCTGTCTATTTTGTCTTCTTGGGCACTG CACTGGGGATATTTGTTTTATCTGGTATGATTCTGCTACCAGTTCTTTTGCCTGTTGCTGCAACAGCTAAGGGTTCTAAAGTAGCAAATGCTACAAGTGAGGACACGTTCCATGACTTTGACAGATTGGGAATGGGTAATGTTGAG GAAAAGAGTCCAAGGCTTTGGGCTTTCCTCATTGCTACTTACTGGGTTTCTTTTGTTACCTATTGGCTGTTGTCAAAAGCATACCTACATGTTTCTAGGATGAGAGCTAATGCTCTTATGTCTCCTGAAGTAAAGCCCGAGCAATTCGCAGTTCTTGTCCGGGACATACCTGTTTCCGAGGGCCAATCTATAAAAGAACAGGTGGATTCATATTTTAAATCCATCTACCCTGATACATTTTACAGGTCAATGGTGGTCACTGACAATAAAGag GTTAACAAAATCCATGACGAGTTGGAAGGGTACAAGAAAAAGCTTGCGCGTGCTGAAGCTATATTGGCTGAGTCCAAAAAATTGGGGAAACCAGAATCAACAAGACCAACCACCAAAACTGGCTGTCTTGGTCTTGTTGGTAAAAAAGTTGATAGCATAGAGTACTTCAATGAGAAGATCAATGAACTGATTCCAAAACTGGAAGCCGAGCAGAAGAAGACTTTAAGAGAGAAGCAACAAGCTGCTGCTGTGGTGTTTTTCACCAGTAGGGTGGCAGCAGCTTGTGCAGCTCAGAGTCTACATGCCCAAATGGTCGACACATGGACTGTCATAGATGCTCCCGAAGCTCGTCAAGTATTATGGTCCAATCTTCACATCAAATATTTCGGGAGGCAAATAAGACAGTATGTGGTGTATGTTATTGTGGCTATGACTATAATGTTTTACATGATACCTATTGGACTTATTTCAGCATTGACTACATTGGACAATCTAAAGAAACTTATCCCATTTATAAAGCCAGTAGTGAACATTGCTGCAATCAAGACAGTGTTGGAAGCTTACCTCCCGCAGATTGCACTTATCGTCTTTTTGGCGATGTTGCCCAAGTTGCTCTTGTTTCTCTCTAAGGCGGAGGGAATTCCTTCCGAGGGCCACGTTGTCAGGGCTGCATCTGGGAAATACTTTTACTTTActgttttaaatgtttttattgGAGTTACAATTGGTGGCACCTTATTCACCACTTTTAAGACAATCGAGGATGACCCGGATTCTATCATCACCTTGCTAGCAAATGGCCTCCCTGGGAATGCAACTTTCTTCCTTACATATGTGGCTCTTAA GTTCTTTGTTGGTTATGGACTTACACTGTCACGTGTAGTGCCTCTGAtcatatttcatataaagaggaagTACCTCTGCAAGACTGAAGCAGAGTTGAAAGAGGCTTGGGCTCCTGGTGATCTTGGCTATGCGACTAGAATTCCCAGCGATATGCTTGTTGTCACAATAGTACTTTGCTACTCTGTCATAACTCCCCTGATTCTCCCATTCGGAGTGGTGTATTTTGGCTTGGGATGGCTTGTTCTACGAAATCAG GCACTCAAAGTCCTTACTCCATCTTATGAAACCTATGGAAGGATGTGGCCCCATATTCATACACGTTTCGTTGCTTCACTTTTTCtgtttcaagtgacaatgtTTGGTTACATCGGGGCGAAGAAGTTTGTATATGCTCCGTTACTAGTTCCACTTCCCATAATTTCATTAATCTTCGCCTATGTCTGTAGTAAGAAATTCTACAGGGCTTTCAGCAACCCAGCACTTGAAGTAGCTTGCCATGAATTGAAAGAAGTTCCCAACATGGAAGCAATCTTCAAATCCTTCGTCTTAGCGAGCCTAAACTCTGAAAAGATATCCGATGAAGAGCATTTTGAAGATGCGATGTCACAAGTTTCAAGGGTTGGATCATTTGCTTGA